The following are from one region of the Candidatus Neomarinimicrobiota bacterium genome:
- a CDS encoding zinc ribbon domain-containing protein, whose amino-acid sequence MSYLAYLTGLAFLVWIVMPLFKKDSTWVSLHMEVEELADRKQRVYGNIADLEFDFAMGRLSEKDFKNIRTSFLSEAGRVIEKLEGQKSTALMDRIQKDIEHLGKKKKKNKHKPKSSAAVFCTACGAENLAEAKFCMKCGEGLS is encoded by the coding sequence ATGAGTTATTTAGCATACCTCACAGGGCTAGCCTTTCTGGTCTGGATTGTCATGCCCCTATTCAAAAAAGATAGCACCTGGGTATCACTTCATATGGAAGTGGAAGAACTCGCAGATAGAAAGCAGCGGGTTTATGGCAATATTGCTGATCTGGAATTTGATTTTGCCATGGGACGCCTGAGTGAAAAAGATTTCAAAAATATTCGTACTTCATTTCTTAGTGAAGCAGGTCGGGTTATTGAGAAGCTGGAAGGCCAGAAATCCACTGCGCTCATGGACCGAATTCAGAAGGACATTGAACATCTAGGAAAAAAGAAGAAGAAAAATAAGCACAAGCCCAAAAGCAGCGCTGCAGTTTTTTGCACAGCGTGTGGAGCAGAGAATCTTGCTGAAGCTAAATTTTGTATGAAATGCGGGGAGGGGTTGTCATGA